The following coding sequences are from one Nitrospirota bacterium window:
- a CDS encoding DedA family protein: MELLAAFIEIFLHLDKHLNVVIQSYGVWTYLILFLIVFCETGLVVTPLLPGDSLLFAAGSFAALGSLDIRWLFLLLCTAAILGDTLNYYIGRFMGPKVFHKTNSRIFKKEYLDKTHKFYEKYGGKTIILARFVPIVRTFAPFVAGVGTMSYSRFAAFNITGGIAWVGIFIFGGFYFGGLSVVKHNFSIVILAIIFISILPGLVEYIRHKRNS; encoded by the coding sequence ATGGAACTATTAGCCGCTTTTATCGAGATATTTCTTCATCTTGATAAGCACTTGAATGTTGTGATACAGAGTTACGGTGTGTGGACTTACCTTATACTTTTTTTGATAGTCTTTTGCGAGACTGGTCTTGTTGTTACTCCATTGTTGCCGGGAGATTCACTGCTATTTGCCGCCGGTAGTTTTGCAGCGTTGGGTTCGTTAGATATACGGTGGTTATTCCTGTTGTTGTGCACGGCGGCCATACTTGGTGACACGCTGAATTATTACATAGGCCGGTTTATGGGGCCGAAGGTATTTCATAAAACGAACAGCCGCATCTTTAAGAAAGAGTATCTTGATAAGACGCATAAGTTCTATGAGAAATACGGAGGCAAGACAATAATCCTCGCCCGTTTCGTACCTATTGTAAGGACATTTGCACCCTTTGTTGCAGGGGTAGGTACAATGTCATACAGCAGGTTTGCGGCCTTCAATATTACAGGCGGGATTGCATGGGTAGGCATTTTTATCTTTGGAGGTTTTTACTTCGGTGGTCTTTCTGTAGTTAAACATAATTTCAGTATTGTTATATTGGCTATTATTTTTATCTCTATACTTCCCGGTTTGGTTGAGTATATTCGTCATAAGAGGAACAGCTAA